A single Fusarium oxysporum Fo47 chromosome IV, complete sequence DNA region contains:
- a CDS encoding ceramidase: MAAPFWGPQTSYLNFCEEDYVITRYIAEFINTLSSLTYVAYGLYGLLISPKFPTGPRLASYCGLIGVGICSAGYHMTLKYHTQMSDELSMHLLTTPLIYRLLSFKASPQRTRIVGTVLSILFTIVMVTHMVMDEFLLHATTFGLGIYVIATRVLKIIPQQVKDPIIRKKFQNMAILGLGFFGFGYIVWLIDEFACRYLTSARHVVGLPFAFLLELHGWWHVFTAIGGYSAVAVIDIVTTGEVTEDPTDTFAWPVPFAARLMSGSSEPVKKG, from the exons ATGGCAGCACCGTTTTGGGGTCCCCAGACCTCTTATTTAAA CTTTTGTGAAGAG GATTATGTTATTACACGGTATATCGCTGAATTTATAAATACTCTTAGCAGTTTGACATATG TGGCATATGGACTCTATGGCTTGTTGATATCGCCTAAATTCCCGACTGGGCCACGTTTGGCCTCGTACTGTGGACTAATAGGCGTGGGGATATGTTCAGCTGGATATCACATGACCTTGAAGTATCATACTCAAATGT CTGATGAACTGTCAATGCATCTTCTCACTACACCCCTCATCTACCGTCTTCTTAGCTTCAAAGCCAGTCCTCAAAGGACTCGAATCGTTGGGACCGTTCTTTCAATATTATTCACGATTGTCATGGTCACTCATATGGTCATGGATGAGTTCCTTTTGCACGCCACTACGTTTGGCCTGGGCATTTATGTCATTGCTACTCGTGTGCTGAAGATTATTCCTCAGCAAGTTAAGGACCCAATCATCAGGAAGAAATTTCAAAACATGGCTATTCTCGGACTTG GattctttggctttggaTACATTGTTTGGCTCATTGATGAGTTTGCTTGTCGGTATCTGACGAGTGCGAGACATGTAGTTGGTCTGCCCTTTGCGTTTCTCTTGGAACTTCATGGATG GTGGCATGTATTCACCGCTATCGGAGGTTATTCCGCTGTTGCAGTCATCGATATCGTCACGACAGGGGAGGTGACCGAAGACCCTACAGACACCTTCGCTTGGCCCGTTCCTTTTGCGGCCAGACTGATGTCTGGGTCTTCTGAGCCGGTGAAAAAAGGTTGA
- a CDS encoding O-methyltransferase-domain-containing protein encodes MDKTDRDAVIEHATQVKHLVHDPHSFLTELVAQQQQYHCIAWLCHFDILSNIPQPPDSIAYSDVATKAQVPLSKLQSAARMVMTTGLLCETKDGKLSHSTLSAQFATNVHMKTQLLHIINQTVPLMTGLIQATEKWGETSATNETAYNIVHNTELSFFEHLKTRPDLNEGFQAYMKSRAVSHTGSNVEHLLNAFDWKALGQAQVVDIGGSSGSTSIMLATAFPLLNIVIEDLPEPIENAKARLSDLPSDIKSRIEIKAYDFFTPQPVKNADVYLLRTILHDWPDADAIKILQGIVAAMGPSSRLLIMDMVLPKPGSGSVTFEAALRQKDLTMIQCFNAQEREVEEWSALLTKADPRLKIQAIERPAGSELSVIEATLDESPEQAAWF; translated from the exons ATGGACAAAACGGATAGAGACGCTGTCATTGAGCATGCTACGCAGGTTAAACACCTCGTGCATGATCCCCACAGCTTCCTCACTGAACTGGTCGCGCAGCAACAGCAGTATCACTGCATCGCCTGGCTTTGCCACTTCGACATTCTCTCCAACATTCCCCAGCCTCCAGACTCTATCGCTTACTCTGATGTCGCCACCAAGGCTCAAGTTCCGCTGTCAAAGCTGCAGTCAGCAGCGCGCATGGTGATGACTACGGGTTTACTCTGCGAAACCAAAGATGGCAAGCTTTCTCACAGTACCCTTTCTGCACAATTCGCTACGAATGTTCATATGAAAACGCAGCTTCTTCATATAATCAATCAGACTGTTCCTCTCATGACGGGCTTGATTCAAGCTACAGAGAAATGGGGCGAGACGTCTGCGACTAATGAGACGGCTTATAATATTGTTCACAACACTGAGCTGTCGTTCTTTGAGCACCTGAAGACGCGGCCTGATCTCAACGAGGGCTTTCAGGCTTACATGAAGAGCCGTGCTGTGTCGCACACTGGCTCTAATGTTGAGCATCTTCTGAACGCTTTTGACTGGAAAGCCTTAGGACAAGCGCAAGTCGTTGAT ATTGGCGGAAGCAGTGGCTCAACATCTATAATGCTGGCGACGGCATTCCCGTTACTCAATATCGTCATTGAAGATCTCCCAGAGCCCATTGAGAACGCCAAGGCTCGCCTGTCTGACTTACCATCAGACATCAAGTCTCGTATTGAGATCAAGGCATACGACTTCTTCACTCCCCAGCCCGTCAAAAACGCAGATGTTTATCTCTTGCGCACCATTCTTCACGACTGGCCCGACGCTGATGCCATCAAGATCCTTCAAGGCATCGTCGCAGCCATGGGTCCTTCCAGTCGCTTGCTGATCATGGACATGGTGTTGCCAAAGCCAGGTTCTGGGTCTGTAACCTTTGAAGCAGCGCTAAGACAGAAGGATCTTACCATGATTCAGTGCTTCAATGCTCAGGAGcgtgaggttgaggagtgGAGTGCCCTGCTTACCAAGGCTGATCCGAGACTGAAGATACAGGCGATTGAGAGGCCTGCTGGGAGTGAGTTGTCGGTGATTGAGGCTACGCTTGATGAGTCTCCGGAGCAGGCGGCGTGGTTTTAG
- a CDS encoding Isochorismatase-like protein, with protein MANDKPYKPALIIVDFQEDFCPPSGSLAVPSGRTIASPINHLTTLPFPLILATKDFHPSSHISFASNHASSTPYTSTTTIQHPDDPSQSYTTTLWPTHCVQGTPGCELVPELDVSRVHAVIEKGQDERVEMYSAFYDPFRVSDSGLAGMLSEQGVTDVFVVGLAADFCVKATAEDALQEGYTTWIVNEGTKPVMPDKWEECKRCMEDKGIKFTSIDGDVVARVKAYA; from the exons ATGGCGAACGATAAACCGTATAAACCTGCGCTCATTATAGTAGACTTTCAAGAAGACTTCTGCCCGCCT TCCGGCTCCCTCGCCGTCCCTTCAGGCCGCACAATCGCCTCCCCAATAAACCACCTAACAACCCTCCCCTTCCCCCTCATCCTCGCAACAAAAGACTTCCACCCATCCTCCCACATATCCTTTGCCTCAAACCACGCCTCCTCAACACCCTACACATCAACCACAACAATCCAGCACCCTGATGACCCTTCCCAGAGCTACACGACAACTTTATGGCCAACGCACTGCGTCCAAGGCACGCCGGGCTGTGAGCTGGTACCGGAGCTAGATGTCTCGCGTGTTCATGCTGTTATTGAAAAGGGCCAGGATGAGCGCGTGGAGATGTATAGTGCGTTTTATGATCCGTTTAGGGTGAGTGATAGTGGACTCGCGGGCATGTTGAGTGAACAGGGTGTTACGGATGTTTTTGTGGTTGGATTGGCAGCTGACTTTTGCGTCAAAGCCACGGCGGAGGATGCGCTGCAGGAGGGATATACCACCTGGATTGTTAATGAAGGGACAAAGCCTGTCATGCCTGATAAGTGGGAGGAGTGCAAGAGATGCATGGAGGACAAGGGCATCAAGTTCACGTCCATTGATGGAGATGTAGTGGCGAGAGTAAAGGCATATGCATGA
- a CDS encoding Alpha/beta hydrolase family-domain-containing protein, which translates to MWCSLIPRSSFRAAHSREYLAETANGDEDIPKLAVKQYVPHDNPNPQPGDVTIIGAHANGFPKELYEPLWDELYDRARQQDLRIRSIWIADVWNQGQSGVINERVLGNDLSWFDHARDLMNLINQHQRDIPHPIVGIGHSMGGTQLAQLALWHPRLLDSLVLIDPIIQIPNPSISLAGLSTKRRDVWPSRGDATTRFKKSKFFQSWDPRVLDLWIEHGLRDIPTELHSKEEGSTSDQRVTLTTSKHQELFSFVRPSYLARDWESFNDQDTEQNKDCPNYPFHRPEPPKIFRHLPELRPSTLFVFGKQSEFSSPERRQEKMLTTGTGVGGSGGAAAGRVQGETLDCGHLIPMEKVSECADVISSFVGKEMRQWRDQQESFKKYRENMSRRQQITIDGKWEEKVKLGDEYLKKL; encoded by the exons ATGTGGTGTAGTCTCATACCGCGTTCCTCCTTTCGGGCGGC CCATTCAAGAGAATATCTCGCTGAGACGGCCAATGGCGATGAAGACATACCAAAGCTTGCTGTGAAGCAATACGTCCCCCACGACAACCCCAATCCTCAACCTGGTGATGTAACCATTATTGGTGCTCATGCAAATGGTTTTCCAAAG GAACTGTATGAGCCGCTATGGGATGAACTGTATGACCGAGCAAGACAACAAGATCTCAGGATACGATCGATATGGATTGCAGATGTATGGAATCAAGGACAATCAGGAGTTATTAACGAGAGAGTGCTCGGCAATGATC TCAGTTGGTTTGACCACGCAAGAGATCTAATGAATCTCATCAACCAGCATCAACGAGACATCCCTCATCCCATCGTTGGTATTGGTCATAGTATGGGTGGAACTCAGCT GGCGCAATTAGCACTCTGGCACCCGCGGCTCCTGGACTCGTTAGTACTTATTGACCCGATCATCCAAATACCAAACCCAAGCATTTCTCTAGCCGGTCTTTCTACAAAGAGGCGGGATGTCTGGCCATCAAGAGGCGATGCTACTACAAGattcaagaagagcaaatTCTTCCAGTCTTGGGATCCTCGTGTTCTTGACCTTTGGATTGAGCATGGACTTCGAGATATCCCAACCGAGCTTCATTCAAAAGAAGAGGGTTCAACTTCAGATCAGCGAGTTACTCTCACGACTTCGAAGCACCAAGAGCTCTTCAGTTTCGTCAGACCCTCATACCTAGCAAGAGACTGGGAGTCATTCAACGACCAAGATACAGAACAAAATAAAGACTGCCCTAACTACCCATTCCACCGCCCGGAACCACCAAAGATATTTCGCCACTTACCCGAGCTTCGACCAAGTACGTTATTCGTCTTCGGAAAGCAGTCAGAGTTCTCGTCACCGGAACGACGACAGGAGAAAATGCTGACAACAGGCACCGGAGTTGGGGGCAGTGGAGGCGCAGCTGCTGGTAGAGTTCAAGGGGAGACTCTTGACTGTGGCCATTTGATACCGATGGAGAAGGTTTCTGAGTGCGCAGATGTCATCTCTTCATTCGTCGGGAAAGAGATGAGACAATGGCGTGATCAACAAGAATCTTTCAAGAAGTACCGTGAAAACATGTCGAGACGACAACAAATCACGATCGATGGGAAGTGGGAGGAGAAGGTTAAGCTCGGAGATGAATACTTAAAGAAGTTATAG
- a CDS encoding Formate/nitrite transporter-domain-containing protein: MPLSLICRLLALEASTVDYGRIRTGRVPSEAMEGSSGEYEYLSVFEMAKMTIDLTSPLAYTPAETAELICRAGVKKGRSRPDKVLLSGISGGCILAFGCAVSLTALTAPWYQENAPGLIKLIGAIVFPLGLVTVILTGADLFTSTNLFTFVAVLNGRLSIWRMLLHWFLCFFGNLGGCLFVMAIIVGYGGIFDSDPYREEIMAFTTKKQITPEAHQIFLRAIGCNWLVCLACFLGVQAKDLTSKVVGMWIPIFAFVALGFDHVVANMFFMPLGIWMGTPGLTIGLYIWKGMIPALFGNILGGSLCCGVYFWWMYLADVDDEEEPQGKGVLHNHRHNSPSDEESQMGSR; encoded by the exons ATGCCGTTGAGCCTCATCTGCAG ACTCTTGGCTCTGGAAGCTAGTACAGTGGATTAC GGGAGGATAAGAACGGGGAGAGTCCCCAGTGAGGCAATGGAAGGTTCTTCTGGTGAGTATGAATATTTGAGTGTTTTTGAAATGGCCAAGATGACTATTGATCTTACGAGCCCTTTGGCTTATACGCCTGCCGAGACGGCGGAACTTATCTGTCGAGCTGGTGTGAAGAAGGGAAGATCGAGACCAGACAAGGTGTTGCTGTCTGGTATTTCTGGTGGATGCATTCTTGCCTTTGGATGTGCTGTTTCATTAACAGCCTTGACGGCACCATGGTATCAAGAGAATGCACCAGGcctcatcaaactcatcggAGCTATCGTATTTCCTTTGGGTTTGGTCACTGTGATATTGACGGGAGCTGATCTTTTCACATCGACAAATCTG TTCACCTTTGTTGCCGTCCTCAATGGAAGATTATCGATATGGAGGATGCTACTGCATTGGTTCCTATGTTTCTTCGGTAATCTAGGTGGTTGCCTGTTTGTAATGGCCATCATCGTTGGGT ACGGAGGCATCTTTGACTCAGATCCGTACCGAGAAGAAATCATGGCCTTCACAACAAAGAAGCAAATAACCCCAGAGGCCCACCAGATCTTTCTTCGTGCTATTGGCTGCAACTGGCTTGTTTGCCTAGCATGTTTCCTCGGCGTACAAGCAAAAGACTTGACGTCTAAGGTGGTTGGAATGTGGATTCCTATCTTTGCCTTTGTGGCTTTGGGTTTCGACCATGTTGTTGCCAATATGTTCTTTATGCCTTTAGGTATCTGGATGGGGACTCCTGGCTTGACCATTGGACTTTACATATGGAAGG GAATGATTCCAGCTCTCTTTGGAAATATCCTTGGAGGCAGCTTATGCTGCGGTGTGTACTTTTGGTGGATGTATCTTGCAGAcgttgacgacgaggaagaacCTCAAGGCAAAGGCGTTTTGCATAATCATAGACATAATAGTCCTTCAGATGAGGAGAGTCAGATGGGGTCACGATAG
- a CDS encoding cytochrome P450: MSSSAELGLLARLPSLASPLGIASIVVIGVIAIYMIEKLIGVPYPPDIPLIREPKGARRFSLRTRWAYLTDCQALFYEAYHEYLKKGKPVVIPGFGVRIEVYLPQSQMKGVLNQPEDVLDMEQAFAEVDQVRWSLGHDKYVVDAWQGLVVKYDLNRAIEIIANNMKDELHEVFDEQFGTDTENWKRIDLTKTVKMIVAQAASRFTVGLPLCRNKEYLQLALETNDLFIMNAGLTGGLPRILQPITGTLFGQIVKTKVNKMKKWIIPLLKHRFDRINNHPDEPQPQDQVQMMINYALRHRQHEVNDMESLARRVVAQNFGSIHNTQIQVVNLFLNVLGSDAEFNTIATLRDEMDRILGTDVSVNWTKGGIQAMTRADSVARESIRLCSFGGRAVFRKVMIDDFKTEDGHHVPKGSIISFMGHPAQTDNELYEDGLKYDPFRFSRVRETAANRDEKAPPVTFVTTSPEFLTFGHGKHACPGRFLIDFEMKMILAYALRNYDLKFADEYEGKRPPNYWIAEANNPPSGVQIMVKRRERT; encoded by the exons ATGTCGTCCAGCGCTGAGCTGGGCCTGTTGGCTCGTCTGCCTAGTTTGGCGAGTCCGTTGGGAATTGCCTCAATTGTTGTCATTGGGGTTATTGCGATTTATAtgattgagaagctcatcggTGTTCCTTACCCACCCGATATCCCGCTTATAAGAGAACCAAAGGGCGCTCGTCGCTTTAGTCTTCGTACACGATGGGCATACCTTACAGACTGTCAAGCACTCTTCTACGAAGCATACCATGAA TATCTCAAGAAAGGCAAACCCGTCGTCATCCCAGGCTTCGGCGTCAGGATAGAGGTGTATTTGCCACAGAGTCAAATGAAAGGCGTACTTAACCAACCTGAAGACGTTCTCGACATGGAGCAAGCGTTCGCTGAAGTCGACCAAGTTCGATGGTCCCTTGGGCACGACAAATATGTCGTTGATGCGTGGCAAGGTCTTGTCGTCAAGTATGATCTGAATCGTGCGATTGAGATTATTGCGAACAACATGAAGGATGAACTTCATGAGGTTTTTGATGAGCAGTTTGGTACTGATACGGAGAACTGGAAGAGGATTGACCTTACCAAGACAGTTAAGATGATCGTTGCCCAGGCCGCTAGTCGCTTCACCGTTGGACTTCCACTCT GTCGGAATAAAGAGTACCTGCAGCTTGCGCTCGAGACTAAcgatctcttcatcatgaacGCTGGTCTCACAGGCGGTCTACCCCGTATCCTACAGCCCATAACCGGAACACTCTTCGGCCAAATCGTCAAGACAAAAGtaaacaagatgaagaaatggATCATCCCCCTCCTCAAACACCGCTTCGACAGGATAAACAACCACCCCGACGAACCGCAACCGCAAGACCAAGTTCAAATGATGATCAACTACGCTCTGCGCCATCGCCAGCACGAAGTAAACGACATGGAGTCATTAGCTCGTCGCGTCGTCGCTCAGAACTTTGGATCAATTCACAACACGCAGATTCAAGTTGTTAACTTGTTCTTGAACGTGTTGGGCTCTGATGCGGAGTTCAATACGATTGCTACTCTGCGCGATGAGATGGACCGTATTCTTGGGACTGATGTCTCTGTGAATTGGACAAAGGGTGGTATCCAAGCTATGACGCGCGCCGATAGTGTCGCGAGAGAGTCAATTCGTCTATGTTCCTTCGGTGGCCGCGCTGTGTTTCGCAAAGTCATGATTGATGACTTCAAAACTGAAGATGGTCACCACGTCCCCAAGGGTTCAATCATCTCCTTCATGGGCCACCCTGCACAAACCGATAACGAACTCTATGAAGACGGTCTAAAATACGACCCATTCCGATTCTCGAGGGTTCGCGAGACAGCAGCTAACCGCGACGAAAAAGCACCGCCTGTTACGTTTGTCACCACGTCGCCTGAGTTCTTGACCTTTGGCCATGGGAAGCATGCGTGCCCGGGACGCTTCCTTATTGACtttgagatgaagatgatcttggcGTATGCTTTGAGGAATTATGATCTTAAGTTTGCGGATGAGTATGAGGGGAAGAGACCGCCGAATTATTGGATTGCTGAGGCGAATAACCCGCCGAGTGGTGTGCAGATCATGGTTaagaggagggagaggaCGTAG
- a CDS encoding oxidoreductase — translation MFSHLRNRTSVKRLHALSSHIRAARTMKEAIVSRGPKVHIIESEIPKPGPGQVVVKIEYAGSNPKDWKRPEYWGSKASINQGDDHAGVVHEVGEGVSDFKIGDRVAAMHEGKQPGGSYAEYGVSWAYTTIHLPEHISFQEGAAIPFAAFTAACALYAKLNLPHPTHPISDLQKLPLMIWGASSAVGSYAVQLAKKSNIHPLICVAGRAQEHVERMIDSSKGDTVIDYRKGRATVAQEIKASLRGEKLEYAFDAVSEMGSYQTICDVLDHQTGKITLIIPAQSYSDIPKTIEKSVTTVASVHEDLKVFARALSISFGRGLEDGWFKAHPQEVVPGGLGGIEKGLTNLKNGKASAVKYVYKIADTPGIESP, via the exons ATGTTTTCCCATTTGCGCAATCGCACTTCGGTGAAGCGTCTTCATGCACTCTCATCACACATTAGAGCGGCCAGAACAATGAAAGAGGCGATTGTATCGCGCGGACCAAAAGTCCACATCATTGAGAGTGAGATTCCGAAACCGGGACCGGGGCAAGTTGTTGTCAAGATTGAATACGCTGGTAGTAACCCCAAGGATTG GAAACGACCTGAGTATTGGGGAAGCAAGGCTTCCATCAACCAGGGCGATGATCACGCTGGAGTAGTTCATGAGGTTGGCGAGGGAGTCTCTGACTTCAAAATCGGTGATCGCGTCGCGGCGATGCACGAGGGGAAGCAGCCTGGCGGGAGTTACGCTGAGTATGGTGTAAGCTGGGCATACACCACCATTCATCTACCTGAACACATTTCTTTCCAAG AGGGTGCTGCCATACCCTTCGCTGCATTTACCGCAGCTTGTGCCCTTTACGCAAAGCTCAATCTTCCACACCCAACGCATCCAATCTCCGACCTTCAAAAACTACCCCTTATGATCTGGGGCGCTTCATCAGCCGTTGGATCATACGCAGTCCAACTGGCCAAGAAGTCTAACATCCACCCTCTCATATGCGTCGCTGGTCGTGCGCAAGAGCATGTCGAGAGAATGATTGACAGCTCTAAGGGCGACACAGTCATTGACTACAGAAAAGGGCGCGCAACAGTCGCTCAAGAGATCAAGGCCAGCCTCAGAGGCGAAAAGCTAGAGTACGCCTTTGACGCTGTGTCGGAGATGGGTTCCTACCAGACAATCTgcgatgttcttgatcacCAAACGGGGAAGATCACTCTCATTATTCCTGCACAGAGCTATTCTGATATCCCAAAGACCATTGAGAAGTCGGTCACTACGGTAGCTAGTGTACATGAAGATTTGAAGGTATTCGCCCGGGCGCTTTCGATATCCTTCGGTAGAGGGCTTGAGGACGGATGGTTCAAGGCACACCCGCAAGAGGTTGTGCCTGGGGGCTTGGGAGGGATAGAGAAGGGCTTGACAAACTTGAAGAACGGAAAGGCTAGTGCGGTGAAGTATGTCTACAAGATCGCGGACACGCCAGGAATAGAGTCTCCATGA
- a CDS encoding Alpha/Beta hydrolase protein, with the protein MQFSILAAIVAATIGKYSDAVRSEIPATRSFFYVGGRYDDDGDGGHVFRDQTYVEKLTPVKGARKDTPIVMIHGMAQTGTNFLNKPDGGVGWASRFIEQGYEVYIVDQTFRGRSAWMPGQGAAKPSTLSAEAVEVAFTDSKTHMLWPQAINHTQWPGSGVQGDPVFDAFYSSNVEFVDNTTYQQTSVQAAGAALLDKIGKPAVLLGHSQGSFMPTLIADIRPELTKSIVLLEAAGPPFKDEIFKFGGEFPRPWGLWDVPITYDPPVMDPKKELVQKVHAQKDNLSTECILQADEPTPRKLVNLMDIPILIVTGEASYHMPYEHCTAAYYRQAGCSKTNHIELGTIGIRGNGHMLFMEKNSDEIHAVVEKWIRKG; encoded by the exons ATGCAGTTTTCTATTCTAGCTGCTATCGTCGCAGCGACGATCGGAAAATACTCCGATGCCGTGCGCTCTGAGATACCCGCTACACGATCGTTCTTCTACGTTGGTGGACGGTACGACGATGACGGTGACGGCGGCCATGTTTTTCGGGACCAGACGtatgttgagaagctcaCCCCGGTAAAGGGAGCTCGGAAAGACACGCCTATCGTTATGATTCACGGTATGGCGCAGACAGGCACG AATTTCCTGAACAAGCCCGACGGCGGAGTTGGTTGGGCCTCGAGGTTTATTGAGCAGGGTTATGAGGTGTACATTGTTGATCAGACGTTTCGGGGGAGATCTGCTTGGATGCCTGGACAAGGCGCTGCTAAGCCCAGCACTCTTTCGgccgaggctgttgaggttGCGTTTACTGATTCGAAGACCCATATGCTCTGGCCTCAGGCTATCAACCATACCCAATGGCCTGGCTCTGGGGTTCAGGGGGATCCAGTGTTTGACGCATTTTACAGCTCGAATGTGGAGTTTGTTGATAATACGACCTATCAACAGACTTCTGTTCAGGCAGCTGGTGCAGCCTTACTGGATAAGATTGGGAAACCGGCTGTTCTTCTGGGACATAGCCAGGGAAGCTTTATGCCCACTTTGATCGCTGACATAAGGCCGGAGCTTACGAAGAGTATTGTTCTGTTGGAAGCTGCTGGACCGCCTTTCAAAGATGAGATTTTCAAGTTTGGTGGAGAGTTTCCTCGGCCATGGGGTCTGTGGGATGTTCCTATCACGTACGATCCTCCTGTTATGGATCCAAAAAAGGAACTTGTTCAAAAGGTTCATGCCCAGAAGGATAATTTGTCTACGGAGTGTATTCTCCAGGCTGACGAACCTACGCCCCGCAAGTTGGTTAACTTGATGGACATCCCTATTCTTATTGTCACTGGGGAGGCATCGTATCATATGCCTTATGAGCATTGCACAGCTGCGTATTATAGACAGGCGGGATGTTCGAAGACGAACCATATTGAGTTGGGAACTATTGGTATTCGCGGGAATGGGCACATGCTTTTCATGGAGAAGAACAGTGATGAGATAcatgctgttgttgagaagtgGATACGTAAAGGTTAG